One genomic region from Phoenix dactylifera cultivar Barhee BC4 unplaced genomic scaffold, palm_55x_up_171113_PBpolish2nd_filt_p 000190F, whole genome shotgun sequence encodes:
- the LOC103721203 gene encoding nuclear transcription factor Y subunit B-1-like, with amino-acid sequence MKRRRNHHLSPVGSPPSDTESGAATLGHGPDSSLKDQDRFLPIANVNRIMKRSIPANAKISKEAKETVQECVSEFISFITCEASDKCHREKRKTVNGDDLLWAMTTLGFDNYVGPLKVYLNKYRETEGEKNSMARQGDQSADVEGNHSPSSNHGASGASAMAYSNTVISNASPMSFNGKFYLARPPVAPQGFGGGGGRMMGFGEHSKIGGFDIYG; translated from the coding sequence atgaagagaagaaggaatcaCCACCTTAGCCCTGTCGGAAGCCCACCATCCGACACCGAGTCTGGTGCAGCTACTCTCGGTCATGGCCCCGACTCCTCCCTAAAAGACCAAGACCGCTTCCTCCCGATAGCCAACGTGAACCGCATCATGAAACGGTCCATCCCCGCCAACGCCAAGATATCGAAGGAAGCCAAGGAGACGGTGCAGGAGTGCGTATCGGAATTCATTAGCTTCATCACTTGCGAGGCCTCCGATAAGTGCCacagggagaagaggaagaccGTCAATGGCGACGACCTCCTCTGGGCCATGACCACCCTCGGATTCGACAACTACGTTGGGCCCCTCAAGGTCTACCTCAACAAGTATCGGGAGACCGAAGGCGAGAAGAATTCCATGGCAAGGCAGGGTGACCAGTCCGCGGATGTGGAGGGGAATCACAGCCCAAGTTCTAACCATGGTGCAAGTGGTGCTAGTGCAATGGCTTATAGCAATACTGTTATTTCCAATGCTAGCCCTATGAGCTTTAATGGCAAGTTTTACTTGGCCAGGCCACCTGTGGCTCCACAGGGCTTTGGAGGGGGAGGCGGAAGGATGATGGGGTTTGGAGAGCACTCCAAGATTGGAGGTTTTGATATATATGGATAA